In a single window of the Palaemon carinicauda isolate YSFRI2023 chromosome 10, ASM3689809v2, whole genome shotgun sequence genome:
- the LOC137648374 gene encoding uncharacterized protein — protein sequence MEGKYKALEEELRLSKEREERLLIENERLNWENAAMQKELRELKGTVERVEECVEMRMRENEERIEKRMEDMMGQVMGMMKTIMGEGAVGGVSSASGNGLVVEEKDKVGDNGKGSDSDSSNSDGDVEDKGIRHSMY from the coding sequence atggaaggtaaatataaggctttggaggaggaattgcggctgagtaaggagcgtgaggagaggttgctaatagagaatgagaggttgaactgggagaatgcggcgatgcagaaggagcttagggagttaaaggggacagtagagagagtggaagaatgtgttgagatgaggatgcgagagaatgaagaacgaatagagaaacgaatggaagatatgatggggcaagtcatggggatgatgaaaactataatgggcgaaggtgcagtcggaggagtgtcctcagcttcgggtaatgggttggtagtggaagagaaggataaggtaggtgataatgggaaaggaagtgatagtgatagtagtaatagtgatggtgatgttgaagataagggaattaggcatagtatgtactga